In Cytophagia bacterium CHB2, the DNA window GGTCAATTCCACCTGCCGCAGCAATGTTTCGCGCGTCAAATAAAGCGTGGCAATCAAAAACGTGCCGAAGCCGATGGCGAGCATCATCATCACGGTTTGATTGTTGGGACGGTATAAATTCGCCAGGCCCTGCCGCCAAACATAGCTCCAGGAATTGGGAAAATATTTTCGAATGGTGCGCGTCAGCAATTTAGCGGCGCCGGCGAGTAGGCCGAAGGCCGCGGCAATTGCCAGCGTGAAGGACAGGCCTTGCGGCCCGCTCTGCATTTGCCGCATGCTAACCAGGCCGATTGCCACAACTATCAACAGGTAGAGCAGCACACGCAATTTGTCGCGGCCTGCGGGATTCAGCGCCTCGTATGCCGAGCGCAGGCTGAGCAGAGGCGAAATTTTGCGGATCGCAACCAACGGCAACAATGCAAACAACAATGTCATGCTCGCGCCAATGAGCATGCCTTCAACAACCGCGCCCCACGAAATGGAGACGTGCAGCCGGACCGGCAAAAATTCGCCGAGTATTTGCGGAAGAAGCTGCTGCAGCAAAATGCCGAGGCCGGCGCCGATGAACGAACCCAGCAGGCCGATCGCGAGTGTTTGCACGAGAAAGATGTTGAAGGTTTGCCGCGCTTGCGCGCCCAGGCAGCGCAATACGGCAATCGCGCCGAGCTTTTGTTTGATGTAAACGTGAATGGCGCTGGCAACGCCGATGCCGCCGAGCAGCAGCGCCATAAAGCCGACCAGATTGAGGAAGCGTGTTAAATTTTGCATGGCTTCGCCCAAATCTTCTTTGCGGCTGGCGACGGTCTCGGTGCGAAGCCGGTCCTCCCGCAAGCGCGGCTTGATGCGCTCGACAAGCTGCGGAATATCGACCGGCTCATCAAACTTGAATAGCACGCTGTACGTAATCTGGCTGCCGCGCTGAATCAGATCCGTTGCCGGAAGATACTGCAACGGAATAAAAACCGTCGGGCCAAAAACCGCATTCGCCGCCGATTCGCCGGGAACTTTCTTGAGCCGGCCCGCGATGCGAAATTCTAATGCGCCGACTTTGATGGAATCATCGACTTCGGCTTGATACTGCAACAACAATGCTTCATCCACGAGCGCATTCTGGCCGGCGCGAAATGAAACCGCTGCCTGAGCCGGCTCGGTTTCAAACTCGCCATAAAACGGAAAATCGCCTTCCAGCGCTTTGATGCGCACGAGCCGCGTGCCGTCGGTTTTGGGAAAATAGGCCATGGAAGAAAAACGCACTTCGCGCGCTTGCTGGCCGCCGAGCGAATCAAAAAGCGCTTCGGCAGGCGCCGTAAACGGCTGCCGGCCCGAAATCATCAAATCCGCGCCCAACAAAACCTTCGCCTGCTCATCGATGGCTTGTTCCAAATTTTGGCGCAGCGAATTGATGGCGACCACCGCCGCAATGCCCAGGGTGATCGATGAAATGAACAACAGCAGGCGGCGGCGATGTTGGCGGCTGTCGCGCCAGGCCATTTTCCAAATCCACGAATTAAAAAAAGATGATAGAACTGGCATGAGCATGCTCAAATTTTAGTTTTACTCTATTGCTTCTGCCGCCAACTTTGGCGTATATTGGCCATCCGTCATTTCGTCGGAAATCACAGCGCCGCCTTTGAGGCGAATGATGCGTTGCGTGC includes these proteins:
- a CDS encoding FtsX-like permease family protein codes for the protein MLMPVLSSFFNSWIWKMAWRDSRQHRRRLLLFISSITLGIAAVVAINSLRQNLEQAIDEQAKVLLGADLMISGRQPFTAPAEALFDSLGGQQAREVRFSSMAYFPKTDGTRLVRIKALEGDFPFYGEFETEPAQAAVSFRAGQNALVDEALLLQYQAEVDDSIKVGALEFRIAGRLKKVPGESAANAVFGPTVFIPLQYLPATDLIQRGSQITYSVLFKFDEPVDIPQLVERIKPRLREDRLRTETVASRKEDLGEAMQNLTRFLNLVGFMALLLGGIGVASAIHVYIKQKLGAIAVLRCLGAQARQTFNIFLVQTLAIGLLGSFIGAGLGILLQQLLPQILGEFLPVRLHVSISWGAVVEGMLIGASMTLLFALLPLVAIRKISPLLSLRSAYEALNPAGRDKLRVLLYLLIVVAIGLVSMRQMQSGPQGLSFTLAIAAAFGLLAGAAKLLTRTIRKYFPNSWSYVWRQGLANLYRPNNQTVMMMLAIGFGTFLIATLYLTRETLLRQVELT